The region ATGCACCGGCAATCTGATGGGTCATGGCGACGGGGGCAAGCCGCCGCGCCGTTCGGTCGCAGCTTCGCGACCGAACGGCCTGGCGGTGTTTGTGCGTCGAGACAGCCGGTCGGGGTCTATTCGACCGTCCAGGTCTGGCCGCGCTGGAGCAGCTTGTTGAGGTCGGCCTTGTCGCCATCCTTGGTCGCCTGATCAATCTGGGCGTGCACGGAGACCTCGTAGGACGCTGCCGGCTCGGCATAGAGCACGCCGAGCGCGACCGGATAATCCGGCGGGTCCATCTGGGCCAGCATCGTCGCCAGGCCTCGGTTGGTCTCGTCGTGGATCGCGATATCGTCGAGGGTGATACCGTCCTCGCCCAGCGTCACCACTTCGAGGCGCATCTCTTCCTTGTTCAGGATCAGGCCCTTCGACTTGTCCTTGCCGAACAGCAGGGGCTCACCATGCTCCACGTGAATCTGCATCTCGTCCTGGACGCTTTTCTCGGTGAAGTGCTTGAAGGCGCCGTCATTGTAGACGATGCAGTTCTGGAAGATTTCGACGAAGGAAGCGCCCTTGTGCTTGTAGGCGCGCTTGAGGACCTCAGGCAGATGCTTCTGCAGGATGTCGGACGAGCGCGCAATGAACGTGCCGCCGACGCCGAGCGCAAATTGTGCTGCCGAGACCGGGTTGTCGATCGAACCGAGCGGGGTCGAGGGCGACTTGGTGCCGATCTTCGAGGTCGGCGAATACTGGCCCTTTGTCAGGCCGTAGATCTGGTTGTTGAAGAGCAGGATCTGCAGATCGACGTTGCGTCGGATGGCATGCATCGTGTGGTTGCCGCCGATCGACAGCATGTCGCCGTCGCCGCCCACGACCCAGACATCGAGCTCGGGGTTGGCGAGTTTCACACCGGTCGCGACCGCCGGCGAGCGGCCGTGGATCGTGTGGAAACCATAGGTCTCCATGTAGTAGGGGAACCGCGCTGCGCAGCCGATACCGGACACGAAGACCGTGTTCTTGGGGTCGGCTTCCAACTGGGCCAGCGTGTTCTGGACACCCTTGAGGATGGCATAATCGCCACAGCCGGGGCACCAGCGAACTTCCTGATCGGTTGCGAAATCGCGGGCCGTCAGTTTTTCCGGGGGGCTTTGGACGTTCATTCTACTTCTCCAGCCGGGTGCGGATCGCGTCTTCGAGCTCTCCGATGAGGAACGGCTTGCCGTTGACTTTGTTGAGCCCTTCAGCGGGCAGCAGGTACTGGTCACGCAGGAGGGTGCGCAACTGGCCGGTGTTCATTTCCGGGACCAGGATCTGGTCGAACGAGCCGAGAAGCTCTCCGAGGTTGCGCGGCAGCGGCCAGATGTAGCGCAGGTGAATCTGGGCCACGTCG is a window of Alphaproteobacteria bacterium DNA encoding:
- a CDS encoding 2-oxoacid:ferredoxin oxidoreductase subunit beta yields the protein MNVQSPPEKLTARDFATDQEVRWCPGCGDYAILKGVQNTLAQLEADPKNTVFVSGIGCAARFPYYMETYGFHTIHGRSPAVATGVKLANPELDVWVVGGDGDMLSIGGNHTMHAIRRNVDLQILLFNNQIYGLTKGQYSPTSKIGTKSPSTPLGSIDNPVSAAQFALGVGGTFIARSSDILQKHLPEVLKRAYKHKGASFVEIFQNCIVYNDGAFKHFTEKSVQDEMQIHVEHGEPLLFGKDKSKGLILNKEEMRLEVVTLGEDGITLDDIAIHDETNRGLATMLAQMDPPDYPVALGVLYAEPAASYEVSVHAQIDQATKDGDKADLNKLLQRGQTWTVE